One Globicephala melas chromosome 4, mGloMel1.2, whole genome shotgun sequence genomic window carries:
- the ETS2 gene encoding protein C-ets-2 isoform X2, producing MNDFGIKNMDQVAPVSSSYRGTLKRQPAFDTFDCSLLAAFPSLNEEQTLQEVPTGLDSIAHDSTNCELPLLTPCSKAVMSQALKATFSGFKKEQRRLGIPKNPWLWTEQQVCQWLLWATNEFSLVDVNLQRFGMTGQVLCNLGKERFLELAPDFVGDILWEHLEQMIKENQEKTEDQYEEISHLNSVPHWINSNSLGFGVEQALYGMQTQSYPKGGLLDGLCPASSAPSTLGPEQDFQMFPKARLSTVSVNYCSISQDFPAATLNLLSSSSARRPRLRRDRRRQLRELGVAAAVLEQPVVPAGRAAGTVLRELRGRLQPVPGPQQADHVLQGLHPGKERPGGARQTSYTCGRAGRLHRKRTYPVVAVSSRIAVRQILSVFHQLDGGRMGV from the exons atgaatgaTTTTGGAATCAAGAACATGGACCAGGTGGCCCCTGTGTCCAGCAGTTACAGAGGGACACTCAAG CGCCAGCCTGCCTTTGACACCTTTGATTGCTCCCTGCTCGCTGCTTTCCCCTCCCTCAATGAAGAGCAAACACTCCAGGAAGTGCCGACAGGCTTGGATTCAATTGctcatg ACTCGACCAACTGTGAGTTGCCTCTGTTGACCCCATGCAGCAAGGCTGTGATGAGTCAAGCCTTAAAAGCTACCTTCAGTGGCTTCAAAAAGGAGCAGCGCCGCCTTGGCATCCCGAAGA ATCCCTGGCTGTGGACTGAGCAACAGGTGTGCCAGTGGCTTCTCTGGGCCACGAACGAGTTCAGTCTGGTGGACGTCAACCTCCAGAGGTTCGGCATGACCGGCCAGGTGTTGTGTAACCTTGGCAAGGAGCGCTTTCTGGAGCTGGCGCCTGACTTCGTGGGTGACATTCTCTGGGAACACCTGGAGCAGATGATCAAAG AAAACCAAGAAAAGACAGAAGATCAGTATGAAGAAATTTCACACCTCAACTCAGTTCCTCATTGGATTAATAGCAATTCGTTAG GTTTTGGCGTGGAGCAAGCGCTGTATGGAATGCAGACGCAGAGCTACCCCAAAGGCGGCCTCCTGGATGGCCTGTGTCCAGCATCCTCAGCACCCAGCACACTCGGTCCCGAGCAGGACTTCCAGATGTTTCCCAAGGCCCGACTTAGCACCGTCAGCGTCAACTACTGCTCCATCAGCCAGGACTTCCCGGCCGCCACCTTGAATCTGCTCTCCAGCAGTTCTG cccggagacCACGACTCCGCCGAGACAGGCGCCGACAGCTTCGAGAGCTCGGAGTCGCTGCTGCAGTCCTGGAACAGCCAGTCGTCCCTGCTGGACGTGCAGCGGGTACCGTCCTTCGAGAGCTTCGAGGACGACTGCAGCCAGTCCCTGGGCCTCAGCAAGCCGACCATGTCCTTCAAGGACTACATCCAGGAAAGGAGCGACCCGGTGGAGCAAGGCAAACCAGTTATACCTGCGGCCGTGCTGGCCGGCTTCACAG GAAGCGGACCTATCCAGTTGTGGCAGTTTCTTCTAGAATTGCTGTCCGACAAATCCTGTCAGTCTTTCATCAGCTGGACGGGGGACGGATGGGAGTTTAA
- the ETS2 gene encoding protein C-ets-2 isoform X1, with protein MNDFGIKNMDQVAPVSSSYRGTLKRQPAFDTFDCSLLAAFPSLNEEQTLQEVPTGLDSIAHDSTNCELPLLTPCSKAVMSQALKATFSGFKKEQRRLGIPKNPWLWTEQQVCQWLLWATNEFSLVDVNLQRFGMTGQVLCNLGKERFLELAPDFVGDILWEHLEQMIKENQEKTEDQYEEISHLNSVPHWINSNSLGFGVEQALYGMQTQSYPKGGLLDGLCPASSAPSTLGPEQDFQMFPKARLSTVSVNYCSISQDFPAATLNLLSSSSGKPGDHDSAETGADSFESSESLLQSWNSQSSLLDVQRVPSFESFEDDCSQSLGLSKPTMSFKDYIQERSDPVEQGKPVIPAAVLAGFTGSGPIQLWQFLLELLSDKSCQSFISWTGDGWEFKLADPDEVARRWGKRKNKPKMNYEKLSRGLRYYYDKNIIHKTSGKRYVYRFVCDLQNLLGFTPEELHAILGVQLDTED; from the exons atgaatgaTTTTGGAATCAAGAACATGGACCAGGTGGCCCCTGTGTCCAGCAGTTACAGAGGGACACTCAAG CGCCAGCCTGCCTTTGACACCTTTGATTGCTCCCTGCTCGCTGCTTTCCCCTCCCTCAATGAAGAGCAAACACTCCAGGAAGTGCCGACAGGCTTGGATTCAATTGctcatg ACTCGACCAACTGTGAGTTGCCTCTGTTGACCCCATGCAGCAAGGCTGTGATGAGTCAAGCCTTAAAAGCTACCTTCAGTGGCTTCAAAAAGGAGCAGCGCCGCCTTGGCATCCCGAAGA ATCCCTGGCTGTGGACTGAGCAACAGGTGTGCCAGTGGCTTCTCTGGGCCACGAACGAGTTCAGTCTGGTGGACGTCAACCTCCAGAGGTTCGGCATGACCGGCCAGGTGTTGTGTAACCTTGGCAAGGAGCGCTTTCTGGAGCTGGCGCCTGACTTCGTGGGTGACATTCTCTGGGAACACCTGGAGCAGATGATCAAAG AAAACCAAGAAAAGACAGAAGATCAGTATGAAGAAATTTCACACCTCAACTCAGTTCCTCATTGGATTAATAGCAATTCGTTAG GTTTTGGCGTGGAGCAAGCGCTGTATGGAATGCAGACGCAGAGCTACCCCAAAGGCGGCCTCCTGGATGGCCTGTGTCCAGCATCCTCAGCACCCAGCACACTCGGTCCCGAGCAGGACTTCCAGATGTTTCCCAAGGCCCGACTTAGCACCGTCAGCGTCAACTACTGCTCCATCAGCCAGGACTTCCCGGCCGCCACCTTGAATCTGCTCTCCAGCAGTTCTG ggaagcccggagacCACGACTCCGCCGAGACAGGCGCCGACAGCTTCGAGAGCTCGGAGTCGCTGCTGCAGTCCTGGAACAGCCAGTCGTCCCTGCTGGACGTGCAGCGGGTACCGTCCTTCGAGAGCTTCGAGGACGACTGCAGCCAGTCCCTGGGCCTCAGCAAGCCGACCATGTCCTTCAAGGACTACATCCAGGAAAGGAGCGACCCGGTGGAGCAAGGCAAACCAGTTATACCTGCGGCCGTGCTGGCCGGCTTCACAG GAAGCGGACCTATCCAGTTGTGGCAGTTTCTTCTAGAATTGCTGTCCGACAAATCCTGTCAGTCTTTCATCAGCTGGACGGGGGACGGATGGGAGTTTAAGCTTGCTGACCCCGACGAG GTGGCCCGCCGGTGGGGAAAGCGGAAAAACAAGCCCAAGATGAACTACGAGAAGCTGAGCAGGGGTTTACGCTATTATTACGACAAGAACATCATCCACAAGACGTCGGGGAAGCGCTACGTGTACCGCTTCGTGTGCGACCTCCAGAACTTGCTGGGCTTCACGCCCGAGGAGCTGCACGCCATCCTGGGCGTCCAGCTGGACACGGAGGACTGA